A region from the Brassica napus cultivar Da-Ae chromosome C8, Da-Ae, whole genome shotgun sequence genome encodes:
- the LOC106416220 gene encoding wall-associated receptor kinase-like 8, whose translation MDCNLKLFFFAFFLSQIHGYIVASTFPLDFPVALPSCIDRCYRTDVRVPYPFGIGKGCYKNKWFEVVCNRSSRLSLPYLPSIGLEVVSFSLTDDFIYGYRYYKSNGFQIQSPTRNLGCSYGIDYIRSLNLTGSPFFISDNNRFTVVGCNIKAMMVGTGPQTVGCEARCGNETQYYKDADKSCVGYKCCQTKIPPGLQVYDSTVEKLGPGKNSCQMAYLSREDFTRYELNSSDLTNHYTLNMDLEWRLEVSPKISPESSQCEISTSVIRTDDQYKYQCSCKNGYEGNPYLPGGCQDINECKTIYGVCGKHRCVNVPGSFRCEKTWPAILGGTLSSGLLLLVIGTWWLCKVNKKEKAERQKRKFFKRNGGLLLEQQTFSHQGSVNKTKLFSSNDLDKATDRFNASRILGQGGQGTVYKGMLEDGMIVAVKVSKALKEDNLEEFINEIILLSQINHRNVVGILGCCLETEVPMLVYEFIPNGSLFDHLQNPSEYFPMTWKVRLCIACEVADSLSYLHSAASVPIYHRDVKSTNILLDEKHRSKVSDFGISRSVAIDDTHLTTIVQGTVGYVDPEYLQSSHFTGKSDVYSFGVVLIELLTGGKPVSVLRPQEVRMLGAYFLEAMRNERLHEILDARIKEECDQVEVLAVAKLARRCLSLNSEHRPTMREVFIELDRMQSKGNGAQSLAENGEEHTHIQIAIPESMSLSYSSPCTVLPDSKPLMTHNTQ comes from the exons atggatTGTAATCtgaaacttttcttttttgcattttttctATCTCAAATCCATGGATACATAGTTGCTTCTACTTTCCCTCTTGATTTCCCTGTTGCATTACCTAGTTGCATAGACCGGTGCTACCGTACTGATGTTCGTGTTCCTTACCCTTTTGGGATAGGCAAAGGTTGTTACAAGAACAAATGGTTCGAGGTTGTCTGCAACCGCTCATCACGCCTCTCTCTTCCTTACCTGCCAAGCATCGGACTGGAGGTTGTTTCGTTTTCCCTTACAGACGACTTTATATATGGCTATCGTTATTACAAGAGCAACGGGTTTCAAATTCAGAGTCCAACGAGGAATTTAGGCTGTTCATATGGAATAGACTATATCCGATCTTTGAATCTAACGGGGAGTCCATTCTTCATATCAGACAATAACAGGTTCACTGTTGTTGGATGTAACATCAAAGCGATGATGGTGGGAACAGGGCCCCAAACTGTTGGATGTGAAGCGAGATGTGGGAATGAGACCCAGTATTACAAAGATGCTGACAAGAGCTGTGTCGGATATAAGTGCTGCCAGACCAAAATACCGCCTGGTCTTCAAGTGTATGATTCAACTGTGGAGAAACTGGGACCTGGTAAAAACTCATGTCAGATGGCCTACTTGTCACGAGAGGACTTCACAAGGTACGAGCTTAATTCATCCGATCTAACAAATCACTATACCCTGAACATGGATCTGGAATGGCGTCTTGAAGTTTCCCCCAAGATCTCTCCAGAGAGTTCACAATGCGAGATTAGTACAAGCGTAATCCGCACGGATGATCAGTATAAGTATCAGTGCAGCTGCAAAAATGGTTATGAAGGCAATCCTTATCTACCTGGTGGATGTCAAG ACATTAATGAATGCAAAACTATATATGGAGTGTGTGGAAAGCACAGGTGTGTGAATGTGCCTGGATCATTCAGATGTGAAAAAACATGGCCAGCCATTCTAG GTGGAACTCTAAGCTCCGGATTGTTGCTTCTAGTCATTGGAACGTGGTGGCTATGCAAGGTTAATAAAAAGGAGAAAGCAGAGAGGCAGAAGAGGAAGTTCTTCAAACGAAATGGAGGTTTGTTATTAGAGCAACAAACATTCTCCCATCAAGGCAGtgtcaacaaaacaaaactgtTCAGCTCCAATGACCTGGACAAAGCAACTGACAGATTCAACGCGAGCAGAATACTAGGGCAAGGCGGCCAAGGTACAGTTTACAAAGGGATGTTGGAAGATGGGATGATCGTTGCCGTCAAAGTCTCCAAAGCATTGAAAGAAGATAATCTCGAAGAGTTCATCAACGAGATCATCCTTTTATCTCAGATCAACCACAGAAACGTTGTCGGGATCTTAGGTTGTTGTCTTGAGACAGAGGTGCCTATGCTGGTGTATGAGTTCATTCCCAACGGAAGCCTTTTCGATCATCTTCAAAACCCATCAGAATACTTCCCAATGACTTGGAAAGTACGTCTCTGCATCGCCTGCGAAGTAGCTGATTCACTATCCTACCTGCATTCAGCCGCATCTGTTCCGATTTATCACAGAGATGTCAAGTCAACAAATATCTTGTTGGATGAGAAGCACCGCTCAAAGGTATCAGATTTTGGGATTTCGAGGTCCGTTGCTATTGATGATACTCACCTGACGACGATAGTGCAAGGAACAGTTGGATATGTAGACCCGGAGTACCTCCAGTCAAGCCACTTCACAGGGAAGAGTGACGTCTACAGCTTTGGCGTTGTGCTCATTGAGCTTTTAACCGGAGGAAAACCTGTCTCTGTactgaggccacaagaagtaaGGATGTTGGGAGCTTACTTCCTCGAAGCCATGAGGAATGAGAGACTTCATGAGATTCTCGATGCTCGCATCAAGGAGGAATGTGATCAAGTGGAAGTACTTGCAGTAGCCAAACTAGCGAGAAGGTGTTTGAGCTTGAACTCAGAGCATCGCCCTACCATGAGAGAAGTCTTCATAGAGCTGGATAGGATGCAATCCAAGGGAAATGGCGCTCAAAGCCTAGCAGAAAATGGTGAAGAGCACACACACATCCAGATAGCAATACCAGAGTCTATGTCACTCAGTTACTCTTCTCCGTGTACAGTCTTACCGGACTCAAAACCACTCATGACTCACAATACACAGTGA
- the LOC106416221 gene encoding F-box/kelch-repeat protein At1g16250: MESTEEQSIIAGLPDDLSLRCIAKLSHGYHGALECVSRGWRDLLRSPDYSRYKAKNGWSGTWLFVLTERSNNQWVAYDPEANRWHPLPRARAFQDGWHHSGFACVCVSSCFLVIGGCYAPSVSSFPHQKPVVTRDVMRFDPFKKEWRLVAGMLTPRTHFACTAVSGKVYVAGGRNLTQSGGITSAEVYDPVADRWQELPAMTRPQMDCSGLSYRGSFHVLSDQVGFAEQNSSEVFNPSEMSWSTLEDIWPFSRAMQFAVQVMKNDRLYTIVDWGESLIKTRDTDEGEWYNVGSVPSVVLPDHPRELEAFGYGFAALRDELYVIGGKVLKWEESGVGRFDIVRLPVVRVCNPLDRPLNWRETKPMCFPAGGSITGCVSLEEHSPP, translated from the exons AT GGAGTCCACAGAAGAACAATCTATCATCGCAGGTTTGCCTGATGACTTATCTTTAAGATGCATCGCGAAGCTTTCTCACGGCTATCACGGAGCCCTCGAGTGTGTCTCCCGAGGGTGGAGAGACTTACTTCGCAGTCCCGATTACTCCCGCTACAAAGCCAAAAACGGATGGTCAGGGACCTGGCTGTTTGTTCTAACAGAACGCTCTAACAACCAATGGGTCGCTTACGACCCCGAAGCTAACCGTTGGCATCCGTTGCCTAGAGCTAGAGCCTTTCAAGATGGCTGGCATCACTCTGGTTTCGCTTGTGTTTGCGTTTCGAGTTGTTTTCTTGTGATTGGTGGTTGCTATGCGCCTTCTGTGTCGTCGTTTCCACATCAGAAGCCTGTGGTTACTAGAGATGTCATGCGGTTTGACCCGTTTAAGAAAGAGTGGAGATTGGTTGCTGGTATGCTAACGCCACGGACTCACTTCGCTTGTACTGCTGTCTCTGGCAAGGTTTATGTCGCTGGAGGTCGTAATCTAACTCAATCTGGAGGGATTACATCTGCTGAGGTTTATGATCCTGTGGCTGATAG GTGGCAGGAGTTACCAGCAATGACTAGACCACAGATGGACTGCTCTGGATTATCATACAGAGGGTCCTTTCATGTTCTGAGTGATCAGGTGGGATTTGCAGAGCAAAATTCATCTGAAGTCTTTAATCCATCAGAGATGAGCTGGTCCACTTTGGAGGATATCTGGCCTTTCTCTAGAGCCATGCAGTTTGCTGTTCAGGTGATGAAAAACGATCGACTGTACACGATTGTAGATTGGGGAGAAAGCTTGATCAAAACTAGGGATACAGATGAAGGAGAATGGTATAACGTTGGCTCGGTGCCTTCTGTTGTTCTTCCTGACCATCCGAGAGAGTTAGAGGCCTTTGGATACGGGTTTGCAGCTCTGAGAGATGAGCTCTATGTTATAGGAGGTAAGGTACTTAAATGGGAAGAATCAGGGGTTGGGAGATTTGACATTGTGAGATTGCCCGTTGTGAGGGTGTGTAATCCTTTAGATAGACCTCTGAATTGGAGAGAGACCAAACCGATGTGTTTTCCAGCCGGTGGGTCCATTACTGGTTGTGTATCCTTGGAAGAACATTCTCCTCCCTAA
- the LOC106415957 gene encoding syntaxin-51, with product MASSSDSWMREYNEALKLAEDINGMMISERSKSAVTGPDAQRRASAIRRKITIFGTRLDSLQSLLAKIHGKPISEKEMNRRKDMIGNLRSQANQMANTLNMSNFANRDSLLGSEIKPDDTLSRVSSMDNQGIVGFQRQVMREQDEGLEKLEETVMSTKHIALAVNEELGLQTRLIDDLDYHVEVTDSRLRRVQKNLAVMNKNMRSGCSCMSMLLSMLGIVGLAVVIWLLVKYL from the exons ATGGCGTCTTCTTCGGATTCATGGATGAGAGAATACAACGAGGCTTTAAAACTCGCTGAGGATATCAACGGCATGATGATATCTGAGAGGAGTAAATCTGCTGTCACAGGGCCTGATGCTCAGCGTCGTGCTTCAGCTATACGTAGAAAGATCACCATTTTCGGAACACGGTTAGATAGTCTGCAGTCTCTTCTTGCCAAAATCCATGGGAAGCCTAT TTCAGAGAAAGAGATGAACAGGCGTAAGGATATGATTGGGAACTTGAGATCGCAGGCAAATCAGATGGCGAATACTTTGAACATGTCGAACTTTGCTAATAGAGACAGCTTGCTTGGGTCAGAGATAAAGCCAGATGACACCTTGAGCAGAGTCAGTAGCATGGATAACCAAGGGATTGTTGGGTTTCAACGACAAGTTATGAGAG AACAAGATGAAGGACTTGAGAAGTTGGAGGAAACAGTGATGAGTACTAAACACATTGCTCTAGCTGTCAATGAGGAGCTTGGCTTGCAGACTAGGCTTATC GATGACTTAGACTACCATGTGGAGGTTACTGACTCTCGCTTACGG AGAGTGCAGAAGAACCTTGCTGTCATGAACAAGAATATGAGAAGCGGTTGTTCTTGTATGTCAATGCTCTTGTCAATGCTTGGGATCGTTGGTCTTGCTGTTGTAATATGGCTGCTAGTTAAGTATTTGTAA
- the LOC106415956 gene encoding probable ubiquitin receptor RAD23a: MKLTVKTLKGSHFEIRVLPTDTIMAVKKNIEDSQSKDNYPCGQQLLIHNGKVLKDETTLVENKVTEEGFLVVMLSKSKTASSAGPSSAQPTSMTTSTTSSAMPAAASTNQSIPVPASNSTLAQEQPAGQSDTNAQAASTLASGSSTEQMVQQIMEMGGGSWDKETVTRALRAAYNNPERAVDYLYSGIPERETVQISGVGTGADLAAPPASGGPNSSPLDLFPQEAEAGAGELGTLDFLRGNDQFQQLRSMVNSNPQILQPMLQELGKQNPQLLRLIQENQAEFLQLINEPYEGSDGEMDILDQPEQEMPHAVNVTPAEQEAIQRLEAMGFDRALVIEAFLACDRNEELAANYLLENSADFED, from the exons ATGAAGCTAACCGTCAAGACTCTCAAGGGTAGCCATTTCGAAATCAGGGTTCTGCCCACCGACACG ATAATGGCGGTGAAAAAGAATATTGAGGATTCGCAGAGCAAAGACAACTATCCATGTGGACAGCAGTTGTTGATTCACAATGGGAAGGTTTTGAAGGATGAAACTACTTTGGTGGAGAACAAGGTTACCGAGGAAGGCTTTCTTGTTGTCATGCTGAGCAAG AGCAAAACTGCAAGTTCAGCTGGTCCATCGTCGGCTCAG CCTACTTCCATGACAACATCTACCACATCTTCAGCTATG CCTGCAGCTGCGTCGACAAACCAGTCTATACCTGTGCCAGCTTCAAATTCCACTCTTGCCCAAGAACAACCAGC GGGACAAAGTGACACCAATGCTCAGGCTGCTTCAACTTTAGCTAGTGGCAGtagtactgagcagatggttcAACAAATAATGGAAATGGGGGGAGGAAGCTGGGACAAAGAAACAGTTACTCGTGCACTTCGTGCAGCTTATAACAACCCTGAGAGAGCAGTGGATTATTTATACTCT gGGATTCCTGAAAGAGAAACTGTTCAAATATCGGGAGTAGGAACTGGTGCAGACCTTGCTGCTCCTCCTGCCTCTGGAGGACCTAATTCATCTCCTTTGGATTTGTTTCCTCAA GAAGCAGAAGCTGGTGCTGGAGAACTTGGAACGCTTGATTTCCTCAGAGGCAATGATCAG TTCCAACAATTACGATCAATGGTCAATTCCAACCCCCAGATTCTGCAG CCTATGCTTCAAGAGCTTGGAAAGCAGAACCCCCAACTTCTGAGGCTCATTCAAGAGAACCAAGCCGAATTTCTTCAGTTAATCAACGAACCCTACGAAGGCTCTGATGG GGAAATGGATATTCTTGACCAACCCGAGCAAGAAATGCCCCATGCAGTCAATGTTACCCCTGCAGAGCAAGAAGCGATTCAACGG CTTGAGGCAATGGGATTTGATAGAGCATTGGTCATAGAAGCCTTCCTTGCGTGTGACCGTAACGAGGAATTGGCTGCAAACTATCTGCTAGAGAACTCGGCAGATTTTGAAGACTGA